A genomic segment from Amphiura filiformis chromosome 10, Afil_fr2py, whole genome shotgun sequence encodes:
- the LOC140162413 gene encoding uncharacterized protein yields MSTTVVQHQPYPVGPQQPAVIQLQTVHTCNHTTTSSTSNGRVTDSYNKKAAVTTGKLQICCGALLVVLGIVALSTGSYYRLAWNIWGGICVYVPSGILGVVSKNQNRCLIISYMVMSIMSAVCAGGQIIYDSIAATAQSQEICQFSYDYGYYECRSASLTRVVVVHALAAVIGFIEMIAAIVASAYCCCGSCGATAGENTVIHYAQAYPGGQVTIVTPGSYASGPAVINPSQSYGMGPYNTHPQYMVGEPMRDQAVGPPPPPPPKYASAPPPEQPYHHPAYSPPAYSYTQPASTVPVPLDPEPRPDTAFK; encoded by the exons ATGTCGACAACAGTAGTCCAGCACCAACCCTACCCAGTCGGGCCGCAACAACCGGCCGTTATTCAATTACAGACAGTCCATACGTGTAATCATACAACAACTTCATCAACAAGTAACGGTCGAGTAACGGACTCATATAATAAGAAAGCCGCTGTTACAACTGGAAAGCTTCAG ATATGTTGTGGAGCGTTATTGGTGGTATTGGGAATAGTAGCCCTTAGTACGGGAAGTTATTATCGCTTGGCCTGGAATATCTGGGGTGGTATTTGC GTGTACGTCCCTTCCGGTATTCTTGGCGTGGTTTCTAAAAATCAGAACCGATGTCTG ATTATATCATACATGGTTATGTCCATCATGTCAGCAGTATGTGCTGGAGGACAAATAATCTATGACAGCATAGCCGCAACTGCCCAGTCAcaggaaatttgtcaattttcgtACGACTACGGCTACTACGAATGTCGATCAGCATCG ctCACTCGCGTAGTGGTTGTCCACGCTCTTGCGGCAGTTATTGGGTTTATTGAGATGATTGCAGCCATCGTAGCTTCAGCTTATTGCTGTTGTGGTTCTTGTGGTGCTACTGCGGGAGAAAATACAGTG ATCCACTATGCACAGGCGTATCCCGGTGGCCAGGTGACGATCGTCACACCAGGCAGCTATGCATCGGGTCCTGCTGTAATAAACCCTTCACAATCATATGGAATGGGACCATATAATACTCATCCACAGTACATGGTGGGTGAACCTATGAGAGACCAGGCTGTAggacctccaccaccaccaccgccgaAATACGCATCTGCTCCACCACCAGAACAACCATATCATCATCCTGCCTATTCGCCCCCTG CATACAGTTACACACAGCCTGCAAGCACCGTACCAGTTCCACTTGATCCTGAACCGCGCCCTGATACCGCTTTCAAATAA